A portion of the Lolium rigidum isolate FL_2022 chromosome 1, APGP_CSIRO_Lrig_0.1, whole genome shotgun sequence genome contains these proteins:
- the LOC124682473 gene encoding receptor-like protein kinase: MLQPISTLLVSIPQDRSLIRCWNQMGLVLWHWYLLLLTLVSSSWSLNSDGLALLALSKNLILPSSISSSWNASDRTPCEWHGVLCDRNTNVFSLDLSSSGVSGSLGPQVGLLKYLVVLTLLNNSISGAIPPELGNCSMLDKLDLSENSLSGEIPESLGNLKKLSVLALYSNSLDGEIPPELGNCSMLDRLDLSENSLSGEIPESLGNLKKLSSLALYTNSLHGEIPEGLFKNQFLQYVYLHQNNLSGHIPWSLGEMASLKSLWLHENGLSGVLPDSIGNCTKLEELYLLYNQLSGSLPKTLSLVSGLKVLDVTGNGLTGEIDFHFENCKLEKFILSFNNQLRGEIPAWLGNCSSLTELAVVNNSFSGHIPASLGLLSNLTYLLLSQNSLSGPIPPEIGNCRLLLWLELDANMLEGSVPKELANLRKLQKLFLFDNRLTGEFPEDIWSIRWLQSVLIYRNGFTGMLPPVLAELKLLQNITLFGNFFSGVIPAGLGVNSRLLQIDFTNNSFTGGIPPYICSGKRLRVLDLGFNLLNGSIPSGVTDCPGLERVILENNHLTGAIPTFKNCMSLDYMDLSRNSLSGGIPETLNKCRNITMINWSENKLVGPIPPEIGNLVNLGVLDLSQNSLQGTLPMQISGCSKLYRLDLSFNSLNGPALTTVSNLKLLSQLRLQENKFSGGLPDSLSDLGMLIELQLGGNSLGGSIPSSLGKLIKLSIALNLSGNGLVGDIPTLLGNLLDLQSLDLSANNLTGGLASLESLKLLQALNVSYNRFSGPVPEYLLKFLDSAGSSFNGNSGLCISCNGSDSSCKRSNVLKSCGGSKKSRVHGRFKVALIVLGSLFIGAVAVLIICCILLKTRDSKTKGGGEAISNLLEGSSSKFREVIRVTENFDDKYIVGAGAHGTVYKATMDAGEVYAIKKLVVSASSSSYKSMIRELKTLGKIRHRNLIKLKEFWLRGECGFILYDFMEHGSLYDVLHRTRTPSLDWSTRYNIALGTAHGLAYLHHDSVPVIIHRDIKPSNILLNKDMVPRISDFGISKIMDQSSAASETTGIVGTTGYMAPELAFSTRNSTQTDVYSYGVVVLELITRKMAVDSSFPDNMDIVSWVPHALNGTNQIGVVCDPALMDEVFSTVELEEVQKVLSLALRCTAKEASRRPTMVDVVKELTDVRSASVPSSKQVKPGPSGSSGLSSSVSESA; the protein is encoded by the exons AGAAATACTAATGTGTTTTCTCTTGACCTATCATCTTCTGGAGTTTCTGGTTCACTGGGACCTCAAGTAGGACTATTAAAGTACCTAGTAGTCCTCACTTTGCTAAATAACAGCATATCAGGTGCAATCCCTCCAGAATTGGGCAATTGTAGCATGCTTGATAAATTGGATCTTTCCGAGAACTCCCTTTCTGGTGAAATACCAGAATCCCTTGGCAACCTAAAGAAACTTTCAGTGCTCGCATTGTACAGTAACTCACTCGATGGGGAAATCCCTCCTGAATTGGGCAATTGTAGCATGCTTGATCGATTGGATCTTTCCGAGAACTCTCTTTCTGGCGAAATACCAGAATCCCTTGGCAACCTAAAGAAACTCTCATCGCTCGCCTTGTACACTAACTCCCTCCATGGGGAAATACCTGAAGGGTTGTTCAAGAACCAGTTTCTGCAGTACGTGTACCTCCATCAGAATAATCTCAGTGGTCATATCCCTTGGTCACTTGGTGAAATGGCAAGTCTTAAAAGCTTATGGTTGCATGAAAATGGATTATCTGGAGTTCTGCCAGATTCAATTGGAAACTGCACCAAGTTGGAGGAGCTCTATCTACTATATAATCAGTTGAGCGGGAGtcttccaaaaaccttgagccttgTCAGTGGACTGAAGGTTCTAGATGTCACTGGAAATGGCTTAACTGGagagattgattttcattttgaGAACTGTAAGTTGGAGAAATTCATATTGTCGTTTAATAATCAGCTAAGGGGCGAAATTCCAGCATGGCTAGGGAATTGTAGTAGCTTGACTGAACTTGCAGTTGTCAACAATAGTTTCTCTGGCCACATTCCAGCTTCTCTCGGCTTACTGAGCAACCTCACCTATCTTTTGCTTTCTCAGAACTCCTTGTCTGGCCCGATTCCTCCTGAGATTGGTAACTGTCGGTTGCTGCTGTGGCTAGAGTTGGATGCAAACATGCTGGAGGGTAGTGTTCCTAAAGAGCTGGCTAATCTGAGAAAATTGCAGAAGCTCTTTCTGTTCGATAATCGCCTCACTGGGGAGTTCCCTGAGGATATTTGGAGCATCCGGTGGCTTCAAAGTGTCCTTATTTACAGAAATGGATTTACTGGGATGCTACCTCCAGTGTTAGCTGAGCTAAAGCTCCTGCAGAACATTACACTGTTCGGTAATTTCTTCTCCGGAGTCATACCAGCGGGTTTGGGTGTGAATAGCCGTTTACTCCAAATTGATTTCACCAATAACAGTTTCACCGGTGGAATACCACCATACATTTGTTCAGGTAAAAGACTGAGAGTGTTGGACTTGGGGTTTAATCTTCTCAATGGTAGCATCCCATCTGGCGTTACAGACTGCCCAGGTTTGGAACGAGTTATTCTCGAAAACAATCATCTTACTGGGGCCATTCCAACTTTTAAAAACTGCATGAGCCTGGACTATATGGATCTGAGTCGTAATTCCTTAAGTGGAGGCATTCCAGAAACCTTGAACAAATGCAGAAATATTACAATGATAAACTGGTCAGAAAACAAGCTTGTTGGTCCAATACCACCTGAAATTGGAAACTTGGTGAATTTGGGAGTACTTGATCTCTCACAAAACAGTCTACAGGGTACACTTCCAATGCAGATTTCTGGTTGCTCCAAGCTGTATCGTCTGGATTTGAGTTTCAACTCTCTGAATGGTCCGGCACTCACAACAGTAAGCAACCTGAAGTTACTATCACAACTACGGTTGCAGGAGAATAAATTCAGTGGAGGCTTACCTGATTCTCTTTCGGATTTGGGTATGCTTATTGAACTGCAACTTGGTGGTAACTCACTTGGAGGTAGTATACCGTCATCGTTAGGAAAGTTGATCAAATTGAGCATTGCGTTGAATCTCAGTGGGAATGGACTGGTGGGTGATATTCCAACTCTATTGGGAAATTTATTGGATCTGCAAAGTTTGGATTTGTCAGCTAATAACCTCACTGGAGGTCTAGCCTCGTTAGAAAGCCTTAAGTTATTGCAGGCCTTGAACGTTTCCTATAATAGATTCAGTGGACCAGTGCCAGAATATCTTCTTAAGTTTCTGGATTCCGCAGGAAGTTCCTTCAATGGAAATTCTGGTCTATGTATCTCTTGCAATGGCAGTGATTCTTCTTGCAAGAGATCTAATGTTTTGAAATCTTGTGGGGGATCAAAGAAAAGCAGAGTACACGGCCGATTCAAGGTTGCTCTTATTGTTCTTGGTTCATTGTTCATTGGAGCAGTAGCGGTACTTATAATCTGTTGTATCCTTCTTAAGACTCGAGATTCAAAGACAAAAGGTGGTGGGGAAGCAATCAGTAATTTACTTGAAGGCTCTTCTTCTAAGTTCCGTGAGGTCATAAGAGTGACAGAAAACTTTGATGACAAGTACATCGTAGGTGCAGGTGCCCATGGAACTGTGTACAAGGCAACAATGGATGCAGGGGAAGTATATGCTATAAAGAAGCTTGTAGTTTCCGCAAGCAGCAGTTCTTACAAAAGCATGATCAGAGAACTGAAGACACTGGGTAAAATTCGGCATAGGAACTTGATAAAGCTGAAGGAATTTTGGCTGAGAGGAGAGTGTGGTTTCATACTCTATGATTTTATGGAACATGGTAGCCTTTATGATGTTCTGCATCGGACTCGTACGCCGAGTTTGGACTGGAGTACGCGCTATAACATAGCTCTTGGAACTGCCCATGGTCTAGCATATCTTCACCATGACTCTGTCCCCGTAATCATTCATCGAGATATTAAGCCGAGCAATATATTGCTGAACAAGGATATGGTGCCACGCATCTCAGATTTTGGCATTTCAAAGATCATGGATCAGTCCTCTGCTGCTTCAGAGACCACTGGGATTGTCGGCACCACTGGATATATGGCACCAG AGCTGGCATTTTCCACCAGAAACAGTACCCAGACCGACGTGTACAGCTACGGCGTTGTGGTACTGGAGCTGATAACAAGAAAGATGGCGGTGGATAGCTCGTTCCCTGACAACATGGACATTGTGAGCTGGGTACCCCACGCCCTGAACGGCACCAACCAAATCGGGGTCGTGTGCGACCCAGCCCTCATGGACGAAGTCTTCAGCACAGTCGAGTTGGAGGAAGTGCAGAAGGTCCTGTCGTTGGCTCTCAGATGCACGGCGAAGGAGGCGAGCCGACGGCCGACCATGGTCGATGTAGTGAAGGAGCTGACTGACGTGAGGTCTGCCAGTGTCCCTTCGTCGAAGCAGGTGAAACCAGGCCCCAGCGGCTCGTCCGGACTGTCCAGCAGCGTTAGCGAAAGTGCGTAA